Proteins co-encoded in one Corylus avellana chromosome ca9, CavTom2PMs-1.0 genomic window:
- the LOC132191616 gene encoding LRR receptor-like serine/threonine-protein kinase EFR, with translation MKLIIERPSNILLLLTFLLVQSCMFQYLAQSSTTSFTDQAALIAFKSKLTSGPNQTVLAANWSTATNFCNWIGVSCSRRRQRVTALNLRLMGLQGTISPHIGNLSFLVYLNLCCNTFFGSLPHEIGRLHRLKRLVLSSNQLNGSIPPTLQNCRNLQVIHLWNNHLTGAIPSTLGNLSSLEVLEVEDNSLTGPFPLVIFNMSSLTTIALTNNHISGTLPMDLCSHFPELQELYLSSNEFSGQLPPQMNYCRELVVLSLIDNKFYGSIPESFGSIDKLELLYLGVNNLTGNIPPTISNLSRLSEFGIETNNIKGSIPSDIWRLSNLELLFLPDNYITGTIPQSLFNMSSLQRISLVSNSLYGNLPSNSEFSCPSLGRLALGLNKFSGLIPSRTRRSRA, from the exons ATGAAGCTAATAATAGAAAGGCCCTCCAATATTCTCCTGCTCTTGACTTTTCTGTTAGTGCAGTCATGCATGTTTCAGTACTTGGCCCAATCTTCCACCACCAGCTTTACCGATCAAGCAGCTCTCATTGCCTTCAAATCTAAACTCACTTCCGGTCCAAACCAAACTGTCTTGGCAGCTAATTGGTCCACAGCTACAAACTTCTGCAATTGGATTGGGGTCTCATGTAGCCGACGCAGACAAAGAGTCACAGCTTTGAACCTTCGCCTCATGGGTCTTCAGGGCACCATTTCTCCACATATTGGTAACCTCTCTTTCCTGGTTTATCTTAATCTATGCTGCAATACCTTCTTTGGTTCTCTACCCCATGAGATCGGTCGCCTACATCGTTTAAAAAGACTCGTGTTGTCATCCAACCAATTGAACGGTAGTATTCCCCCAACTTTGCAAAATTGTCGGAATCTTCAAGTAATACACCTTTGGAATAACCATCTCACGGGCGCAATTCCATCAACCCTTGGCAATTTGTCATCGTTAGAGGTCTTGGAGGTGGAAGACAATAGCCTCACAGGTCCATTTCCTCTTGTCATCTTTAACATGTCCTCCCTGACCACAATTGCTCTTACAAATAATCACATCTCAGGAACTCTTCCAATGGATCTGTGCAGCCATTTTCCTGAACTCCAAGAGCTTTATCTTTCCTCCAATGAATTCAGCGGTCAGCTCCCTCCACAAATGAACTACTGTAGAGAGCTTGTAGTCTTATCCCTAATAGACAATAAATTTTATGGGAGTATTCCAGAAAGTTTTGGAAGTATAGATAAGCTTGAATTGCTATATCTTGGAGTTAACAACTTAACTGGTAATATACCTCCTACCATAAGTAACTTGTCGAGGTTATCTGAATTTGGCATTGAGACTAACAACATTAAAGGAAGCATTCCGAGTGATATATGGCGTCTTTCCAATCTGGAACTATTGTTTTTACCAGATAATTATATCACAGGGACAATCCCCCAAAGCCTTTTCAACATGTCCTCTCTACAAAGAATCTCCTTGGTTAGTAATTCCCTATATGGCAATCTTCCATCAAATTCTGAATTTTCCTGCCCCAGTCTTGGACGTCTCGCTCTTGGTCTCAACAAATTTAGTGGTCTCATCCCATC GAGAACCAGGAGATCAAGAGCTTAA
- the LOC132191617 gene encoding aspartic proteinase 36-like yields MRGLVPLLAACAAMLVSVVYCVLPPTLLPLERAFPLTRRVELDRLRARDRARHARFLRGAVSGVVDFSVQGSSDPFFFGLYFTKVKFGSPPREFNVQIDTGSDILWVTCNSCSDCPQSSGLGVQLNFFDAASSSTAAVVPCSDPMCTSALQTAATQCSPQSNQCSYSFQYGDGSGTS; encoded by the exons ATGCGGGGCTTAGTCCCACTGCTCGCGGCCTGCGCCGCCATGCTCGTCTCAGTGGTCTACTGCGTCCTTCCGCCCACCCTTCTCCCTCTGGAGAGGGCCTTTCCTTTGACTCGCCGGGTCGAGCTCGACCGCCTCAGAGCACGGGACCGAGCCAGGCACGCCAGATTCTTGCGAGGCGCGGTCAGCGGCGTTGTCGACTTCTCCGTCCAAGGCTCCTCCGATCCCTTCTTTTTCGG GCTTTATTTCACAAAAGTTAAATTTGGCTCTCCTCCAAGAGAATTCAATGTACAGATTGATACTGGAAGTGACATCTTGTGGGTTACCTGTAATTCCTGCAGTGATTGCCCCCAATCTAGTGGACTTGGA GTTCAGCTCAATTTTTTCGATGCTGCCAGTTCATCAACTGCTGCGGTGGTCCCCTGCTCAGATCCAATGTGCACTTCTGCATTGCAAACTGCGGCAACTCAATGCTCTCCTCAGAGTAATCAGTGTAGTTACTCGTTTCAATATGGAGATGGAAGTGGAACATCA
- the LOC132191618 gene encoding putative receptor-like protein kinase At3g47110, with product MMVIERPSNILLLLGFLLVQYSCMFQLAQSSTNFTDQSALIAFNSTITSGLDETVLASNWSTTTNFCNWIGISCGRRRQRVTGLNLSSMGLQGTISPHIDNLLEGSIPPTLHNCQNLRVIDLTSNSLTGAIPSTLANMSSLDYLNLEYNNLTGPFPFFIFNISSLTIIGLTYNHISGTLPIDLCSHFPNLQALAISENEFSGQLPSRMNYCRELSFGSLEKLEFLALGGNNLTGNIPPTISNLSGLSSFSIESNNIEGSIPIDLWSLPNLSVLNFQLNALTGEIPQNLFNISFLQIISLAANFLSGNLPSDSGFSCPNLEFLLFAVNKFSGPIPSYLSNCSKLVRADFAGNLLSGPIPTSLGHLKYLQSLLLNGNQLTGEPENQELNFFSSLYNCRVLEFLSLSNNPLDITLPYSIGNLSATLHSILLYQSQIKEHRVISYQELCQGTNNFCESNLLGAGGFGSVYKVILLDGTTVAIKLLNLQLVGAFKSFDAECKLAQSSTNFTDQSALNAFHSNIISGPNQTVLAANWSTATNFCSWIGVSCSRRRQRVTALNLRLMGLQGTISPHIGNLSFLIYLNLRNNSFFGSFPHEISRLHRLRILQLSFNQLEGSIPPTLHNCRNLQGILLAGNHLTGAIPSTLANMLSLEALDLEDNSLTGPFPPVIFNISSLAEIGLSNNQISGTLPMDLCSHCPNLQGLYLYLNEFSGQLPSQINHCRELAVLDLSYNKFEGSIPKGFGSLDKLEELYLGGNNLTGNIPPTISNLSRLYVFGIEENNIKGSIPSDLWHLPNLELLNLEENYITGTIPQSLFNMSSLQKISLVNNSLYGSLPSNSEFYCPSLELLTFGLNKFSGLIPSHLSNCSKLVVLDLSSNILSGPIPKSLGHLKYLQILGLSDNQLTGEPKDQVLNFLSYLSNCRVLELLEISNNPLDITLSDTIGNFSTTLRTISAHQCQIKGRVPMSIGSLRGLTWLDLSNNNLTGNMPSTIGRLEGLQRLHLGGNKIKGFIPESICQLKNLGELDLSNNKISGSIPNCISNLNILQKLYLSSNRLESPIPLNLWNLENLLFLNLSLNSLGGYLSPNMKKSKVIVAIDLSWNQITGNISSIIGAFESLNYLDLSRNSFQGDIPQSFGDLKGLDVLNLSYNNLSGVIPKFLEALLHLKYLNVSFNKLSGEIPSSGPFANFTAKSFLGNKALCGNPIFGVLPCQSLNSKGSKVKQSLLKYFLPAIASIILCLALVYMLRRHRESKIQLPSLFSSLSLSKHRMVSYQELCQGTNNFCESNLLGAGGFGSVYKGVLLDGTVIAIKVLNLQLANAFKSFNTECKVLQTIRHKNLVKVISTCSNLEFRALVLQYMSNGSLERWLYSYNYCLNLLQRVNIMVDVASALDYLHHCLSESVVHCDLKPTNILLDEGHEYGFEGKVSIKGDVYSYGITLLEMITRKKPTDNMFEGELTMRQWINASLPDRMMKVVDDALLRTENGRDVTTMQSALSSIMELGLRCSEELPNERVDIKDVLVKLQKIKLTLSENKNRGI from the exons ATGATGGTAATAGAAAGGCCCTCCAATATTCTCCTGCTCTTGGGTTTTCTGTTAGTGCAGTACTCATGCATGTTTCAGTTGGCCCAATCTTCCACCAACTTTACCGACCAATCAGCTCTCATTGCCTTCAATTCTACAATCACTTCCGGCCTAGACGAAACTGTCTTGGCTAGTAACTGGTCCACGACTACAAACTTCTGCAATTGGATTGGGATCTCGTGTGGCAGACGCAGGCAAAGAGTCACTGGTTTGAACCTTTCCAGCATGGGGCTTCAAGGCACCATTTCTCCTCATATTG ACAACCTATTGGAAGGTAGTATCCCTCCAACTTTGCATAATTGTCAGAATCTTCGAGTAATAGATCTAACGAGTAACAGTCTTACGGGTGCAATTCCATCAACCCTCGCCAACATGTCATCGTTAGACTACTTGAATTTGGAATACAACAACCTCACTGGTCCATTTCCTTTTTTCATCTTTAACATATCTTCTCTAACCATAATTGGTCTTACATACAATCACATCTCAGGAACTCTTCCAATTGATCTCTGCAGCCATTTTCCTAATCTTCAAGCACTTGCCATTTCAGAAAACGAATTTAGTGGTCAACTCCCATCACGAATGAATTATTGTAGAGAGCTT AGTTTTGGGAGTCTAGAAAAGCTTGAATTCCTAGCTCTTGGAGGTAACAACTTAACCGGTAATATACCTCCTACCATAAGTAACTTGTCGGGGTTATCTTCATTTTCCATTGAGAGTAACAACATTGAAGGAAGCATTCCGATTGATTTATGGAGTCTTCCAAATTTGTCGGTGTTGAATTTTCAACTCAATGCTCTCACAGGGGAAATACCCCAAAACCTTTTCAATATTTCCTTTCTACAAATAATCTCCTTGGCAGCTAATTTCCTATCTGGCAATCTTCCATCAGATTCTGGATTTTCATGCCCCAATCTTGAATTTCTACTTTTTGCTGTTAACAAATTTAGTGGCCCCATCCCATCGTATCTTTCAAATTGTTCCAAGCTTGTCCGCGCAGATTTTGCGGGAAACTTACTCTCCGGGCCAATTCCCACAAGTCTTGGACACTTAAAATACCTCCAATCACTTCTTCTAAATGGCAATCAGCTAACAGGAGAGCCTGAAAATCAAGagcttaatttcttttcatctttataTAATTGCAGAGTTTTGGAATTCTTATCCCTATCCAATAATCCCTTGGATATTACTCTTCCGTATTCTATTGGAAACCTTTCAGCCACTCTTCATTCCATTCTTCTATACCAATCCCAAATAAAAG AGCATAGAGTGATTTCATATCAAGAGCTTTGCCAAGGGACAAACAACTTTTGTGAAAGCAACTTGCTTGGAGCTGGAGGTTTTGGTTCTGTGTACAAAGTCATTCTGCTTGACGGGACTACTGTTGCTATTAAACTTCTCAATTTGCAATTGGTTGGTGCTTTCAAAAGTTTTGATGCAGAATGCAAG TTGGCCCAATCTTCCACCAACTTTACCGACCAATCAGCTCTCAATGCCTTCCATTCTAATATCATCTCCGGTCCAAACCAAACTGTCTTGGCTGCTAATTGGTCCACAGCTACAAACTTCTGCAGTTGGATTGGGGTCTCATGTAGCCGACGCAGACAAAGAGTCACAGCTTTGAACCTTCGCCTCATGGGTCTTCAGGGCACCATTTCTCCACATATTGGTAACCTCTCTTTCTTGATTTACCTTAATCTACGCAACAATagcttttttggttcttttcctCATGAGATCAGTCGCCTACATCGCTTGAGAATACTCCAGCTGTCATTCAACCAATTGGAAGGTAGCATCCCTCCAACTTTGCATAATTGCCGGAATCTTCAAGGAATACTACTTGCGGGAAACCATCTTACGGGTGCAATTCCATCAACCCTCGCCAACATGTTGTCATTAGAGGCCTTGGATTTGGAAGACAATAGCCTCACAGGTCCATTTCCTCCTGTCATCTTTAACATATCCTCTCTAGCCGAAATAGGCCTTTCAAATAATCAAATCTCAGGAACTCTTCCAATGGATCTATGTAGCCATTGTCCTAATCTTCAAGGACTTTATCTTTACTTGAACGAGTTCAGCGGTCAACTCCCTTCACAAATAAACCATTGTAGAGAGCTTGCAGTCTTAGACCTATCATACAATAAATTTGAAGGCAGTATTCCAAAAGGTTTTGGAAGTTTAGATAAGCTTGAAGAGCTATATCTTGGAGGTAACAACTTAACCGGTAATATACCTCCTACCATAAGTAACTTGTCGAGGTTATATGTATTTGGCATTGAGGAAAACAACATTAAAGGAAGCATTCCGAGTGATTTATGGCATCTTCCAAATCTGGAACTATTgaatttagaagaaaattatatcacaGGGACAATCCCCCAAAGCCTCTTCAACATGTCCTCTCTACAAAAAATCTCCTTGGTTAATAATTCCCTATATGGCAGTCTTCCATCAAATTCTGAATTTTACTGCCCCAGTCTTGAACTTCTAACTTTTGGTCTCAACAAATTTAGTGGTCTCATCCCATCACATCTTTCAAATTGTTCCAAGCTCGTAGTATTAGATTTAAGTTCAAACATACTCTCTGGACCAATACCAAAAAGTCTTGGACACTTAAAATACCTTCAAATACTTGGTCTATCTGACAATCAGCTAACAGGAGAGCCTAAAGATCAAGTGCTTAATTTCCTTTCATACTTATCTAATTGCAGAGTTTTGGAATTGCTGGAAATATCCAATAATCCATTGGATATTACTCTTTCGGATACCATCGGAAACTTTTCAACCACCCTTAGAACCATTAGTGCACACCAATGCCAAATAAAAGGTCGTGTTCCTATGAGTATAGGTTCCTTAAGAGGCTTGACCTGGCTTGATCTGAGCAATAACAATTTGACTGGAAACATGCCATCCACAATTGGAAGATTGGAGGGGTTACAAAGATTACATCTTGGTGGTAATAAGATCAAAGGATTCATTCCAGAAAGCATATGTCAACTAAAGAACTTAGGTGAGTTAGATCtttcaaataacaaaatctcTGGATCCATCCCAAATTGCATTTCGAACCTCAATATTCTGCAGAAGCTATACCTGAGTTCTAATAGGCTGGAATCACcaataccattaaatttatggaaCCTTGAGAATCTATTGTTTTTGAACCTATCATTGAATTCCCTTGGTGGGTATTTGTCTCCAAACATGAAAAAATCGAAGGTTATTGTAGCCATCGATTTATCTTGGAACCAAATTACTGGAAATATTTCAAGCATCATTGGAGCTTTTGAAAGCCTAAATTATCTTGATTTGTCAAGGAACTCATTTCAAGGAGACATTCCACAATCTTTTGGAGACTTGAAAGGATTAGATGTGTTAAATCTCTCATACAATAATCTCTCTGGTGTAATTCCTAAATTTCTTGAGGCACTTTTACATCTCAAGTATTTGAATGTATCTTTCAACAAGCTATCCGGAGAGATACCATCTAGCGGGCCTTTTGCAAATTTCACAGCTAAATCATTTTTAGGAAACAAAGCACTTTGCGGGAATCCAATTTTCGGAGTTTTACCTTGTCAAAGTCTGAACTCCAAAGGATCAAAAGTGAAACAGAGTCTGctcaaatattttcttcctGCCATTGCTTCCATTATACTCTGTTTAGCATTGGTCTATATGTTGAGAAGACACCGAGAAAGTAAAATACAGCTTCCAAGTTTATTTAGTTCATTGTCTTTATCAAAGCATAGAATGGTATCATATCAAGAGCTTTGCCAAGGGACAAACAACTTTTGTGAAAGCAACTTGCTTGGAGCTGGAGGTTTTGGTTCTGTTTACAAAGGCGTGTTGCTTGACGGGACTGTTATTGCCATTAAAGTTCTAAATTTGCAATTGGCCAATGCTTTCAAAAGTTTCAATACAGAATGCAAGGTCTTACAGACAATCCGACATAAGAATCTTGTTAAAGTCATAAGTACATGCTCTAACCTTGAGTTTAGAGCTTTAGTACTACAATATATGTCGAACGGTAGCCTTGAAAGGTGGTTATACTCTTATAACTACTGCTTGAATCTTCTTCAAAGAGTAAACATTATGGTTGATGTTGCATCGGCGTTGGACTATCTCCACCACTGTCTATCAGAATCTGTGGTTCACTGTGATTTGAAGCCTACCAATATCCTTCTAGACGAAGGACATG AGTatggttttgaaggaaaagtctCCATCAAAGGCGATGTTTATAGCTACGGTATAACATTGTTGGAGATGATCACAAGGAAGAAACCTACCGACAATATGTTTGAAGGAGAATTGACTATGAGGCAATGGATAAATGCATCACTTCCTGACAGAATGATGAAAGTTGTGGATGACGCTTTATTGAGaacagaaaatggaagagatgtAACTACCATGCAAAGTGCTCTATCATCCATCATGGAATTAGGTTTAAGGTGTTCTGAAGAGTTACCAAATGAAAGAGTCGATATCAAAGATGTGCTtgtgaaacttcaaaaaattaaattgactCTTTCTGAAAACAAAAATCGGGGTATCTGA